From a region of the Alnus glutinosa chromosome 1, dhAlnGlut1.1, whole genome shotgun sequence genome:
- the LOC133864444 gene encoding uncharacterized protein LOC133864444, translating into MECNKDEAARAKEIAEKKFKAKDITGAKKFALKAQNLFPGLEGIPQILATLDVYISVDNKINGEADWYGILGVDPLADDETVRKQYRKLALMLHPDKNKSIGADGAFKNVSEAWSLLSDKAKRAAYDQRRNAKAFQKFSTPTGGSSAPPGGNGFYNFTKSTTSNVRAHKNTSRAVHSSTSASSHKSKHNTFWTVCHRCKMQYEYLRVYLNHNLLCPNCHEPFFAIETAPPPCNSSKSSTQWNSSQQQRSSNHQSASKNTVNSGRNNVTSPNVGVGGFSSPDSYNQTNFEWGPFSRTTGASSTAQAASMVQQAYEKVKREREESQAATKKEEALRRKHHFSKKMGSASSSGHSGSAKRRKGMDDVGTSSYGRDVANQMGLGTGGSGVVDISGSKPANSETFRVTGITKPSSVRDVSQHEIRNLMMQKARMEIQKKLNEWKSITIDNHAVKEAEIGNEKLNEKGEQSLGNSDMPGQNKSGVSMNKKNGSCATRSFPGTSGAKTDAETLETLSINVPDPDFHDFDKDRTERSFGDNQVWSAYDDDDGMPRYYAMIHNVISLNPFEIQISWLNSKTNSELGPLNWVGSGFSKTCGDFRIGRHEINNSLNSFSHKVRWTKGARGAICIYPRKGDVWALYRNWSPDWNELTSDEVIHKYDMVEVLEDYNEELGVTVAPLVKVAGFKTVFHRHLDLREIRRIPRDELFRFSHHVPSHLLTGQEGPNAPKGCRELDPAATPVELLQIITDVKEQELMEDEVILITDNVVDNVEKANGKEMTEKLEKVQEEEEEDSKDIQEVEIVQDTEEKKIDEGMEQAQEKGVS; encoded by the coding sequence ATGGAATGCAATAAAGATGAGGCTGCTAGGGCGAAAGAGATTGCTGAGAAGAAGTTTAAGGCGAAGGACATTACGGGGGCAAAGAAATTTGCTTTGAAGGCCCAAAATTTGTTTCCGGGGCTTGAGGGTATTCCCCAAATATTAGCAACACTTGATGTGTATATTTCTGTGGATAACAAGATAAATGGAGAAGCAGATTGGTATGGGATACTTGGTGTGGATCCACTAGCCGATGATGAGACAGTGAGGAAACAATATAGGAAGCTGGCTCTCATGCTTCACCCTGATAAGAACAAGTCTATAGGAGCTGATGGGGCGTTTAAGAATGTTTCTGAGGCATGGAGTTTGTTGTCCGATAAGGCTAAGAGAGCAGCATATGACCAGAGGAGGAACGCAAAAGCATTTCAGAAATTTTCTACTCCAACTGGGGGTTCATCAGCACCACCAGGGGGAAATGGTTTTTACAACTTTACCAAAAGTACAACTTCAAATGTGAGGGCTCACAAGAATACCAGCCGGGCAGTTCACTCTTCGACTTCTGCTTCATCTCATAAGTCGAAACACAATACCTTTTGGACTGTGTGCCATCGATGCAAGATGCAATATGAGTATCTGAGGGTTTACCTTAATCATAATCTCCTATGCCCCAATTGCCATGAGCCGTTTTTCGCAATAGAAACAGCTCCACCTCCTTGTAATAGTTCTAAATCGTCCACCCAGTGGAATAGTTCCCAGCAGCAGCGGAGCTCAAATCATCAATCAGCTAGTAAAAACACAGTTAATTCAGGAAGAAACAATGTTACGTCACCAAATGTTGGAGTGGGGGGCTTCAGTAGTCCTGATTCATATAACCAGACCAACTTTGAGTGGGGTCCATTCTCGAGAACAACTGGTGCTTCATCTACTGCTCAAGCTGCAAGCATGGTTCAGCAGGCATATGAGAAAGTGAAGAGAGAACGTGAGGAGTCACAAGCAGCCACAAAAAAGGAGGAAGCCTTGAGGAGGAAGCATCATTTCTCTAAGAAGATGGGGAGTGCTTCGTCCAGTGGGCACTCTGGTTCTGCAAAGAGAAGAAAGGGCATGGATGATGTTGGTACGAGCAGCTATGGAAGGGATGTTGCAAATCAAATGGGTTTAGGAACTGGAGGATCTGGAGTAGTTGACATATCTGGATCTAAACCAGCTAATTCTGAAACATTTAGGGTCACTGGAATCACTAAGCCCAGCAGCGTGAGGGATGTTTCCCAGCATGAAATCCGGAATCTAATGATGCAGAAGGCTAGGATGGAAATTCAAAAGAAACTGAATGAGTGGAAGTCAATTACTATTGATAACCATGCAGTCAAAGAAGCGGAAATTGGGAAtgagaaattaaatgaaaaaggagAACAATCTTTGGGAAACAGTGACATGCCTGGTCAGAACAAGTCTGGTGTGTCAATGAATAAGAAGAATGGATCCTGTGCCACCAGGTCCTTTCCCGGCACTTCTGGTGCTAAAACAGATGCAGAAACCTTAGAAACATTGTCAATAAATGTCCCAGATCCTGATTTTCATGATTTTGACAAGGATCGAACTGAAAGATCTTTTGGAGATAATCAGGTATGGTCTGCatacgatgatgatgatggtatGCCTCGATATTATGCTATGATTCATAATGTGATTTCTTTGAATCCGTTCGAGATTCAAATCAGCTGGCTTAACTCAAAAACTAACAGTGAATTGGGGCCCCTAAACTGGGTTGGTTCTGGTTTCTCGAAAACTTGTGGGGATTTTAGAATAGGCAGACATGAAATCAATAACTCCCTTAATTCTTTTTCTCACAAGGTTAGGTGGACAAAAGGCGCACGTGGAGCCATTTGTATTTATCCGAGAAAGGGGGATGTTTGGGCTCTTTATAGAAATTGGTCCCCTGACTGGAATGAGTTGACATCCGATGAAGTAATTCACAAGTATGACATGGTGGAAGTGCTGGAAGACTATAACGAAGAACTAGGTGTAACTGTTGCTCCGCTGGTTAAAGTGGCTGGTTTCAAGACAGTGTTCCACCGGCATTTGGACCTCAGAGAAATTAGGAGGATTCCAAGGGATGAGTTGTTTCGGTTCTCCCATCACGTCCCATCACACTTGCTAACTGGTCAAGAAGGTCCGAATGCCCCAAAGGGTTGCCGGGAGCTGGACCCAGCAGCTACTCCAGTAGAACTTCTTCAGATAATAACCGATGTTAAGGAACAAGAGCTTATGGAGGATGAGGTTATACTTATTACAGACAATGTAGTGGATAATGTTGAAAAGGCCAATGGCAAAGAGATGACAGAAAAACTTGAGAAAGTtcaggaagaagaggaggaggattCCAAAGATATCCAGGAAGTAGAAATTGTGCAGGATacagaagaaaagaagatagaCGAGGGAATGGAGCAAGCCCAAGAAAAGGGGGTTAGTTGA